One stretch of Oncorhynchus clarkii lewisi isolate Uvic-CL-2024 unplaced genomic scaffold, UVic_Ocla_1.0 unplaced_contig_8549_pilon_pilon, whole genome shotgun sequence DNA includes these proteins:
- the LOC139405166 gene encoding NLR family CARD domain-containing protein 3-like, producing the protein MRLSGEREGGPDTKAKRTVRVSVQNCPRPRTEQSASPYRTVRVPVQNSPRPRTELSSSPYITLLEEKIMTFVKNELKMFKSILSPELPEGFESQKQDKEVVDPEDEKQESSAREGALKITLHILRKMNQKELADTLEKYEIAVICQRELKSNLKKKFQCVFEGIAKQGNPTLLNKIYTELYITEGGTGEVNNEHELRQIETTTWKQARPETAIKCNDIFKPLTGQDKLIRTVLTKGVAGIGKTVSVQKFILDWAEGKANQDVQFVFSFPFRELNLMKADKHTFIELLNHFSVETKQSRISIYNKYKVLFIFDGLDECRLPLDFQKNKICWDVTESTSVDVLLTNLIKGNLLPSALLWITTRPAAANKIPSGCVDQVTEVRGFSDPQKEEYFRKRFSDEDLASRIISHIKTSRSLHIMCHIPVFCWISATVLEHMLKHKREEMPKTLTEMYTHLVEFHTKQKNEKYLGKEETGPHWNKESILSLGKLAFQQLVNGNLIFYEEDLKEAGIDVNEASVYSGLCTQLFKQECVLYQDKVYCFVHLSIQEFLAAVYVFLSFINNNENLMDEPQSKSSIFSSLFREKPKVTFYRSAVDKALQSETGNLDLFLRFLLGLSLESNQKHLRGLLTKTRSSSQSHEETVKYIKEKIGEDLSPERSINLFHCLNELNDHSLVEEIQRYLSSGSLSKPNLSPAQWSALVFVLLTSEKELDVFDLKKYSRSEEGLLRLLPVVKASRAALLSGCGVTEKGCASLVSALESNPSHLRELDLSNNDLKDSGVKLLSAVLGNPHCKLETLRLSGCLVTKEGCASLVSALESNPSHLRELDLSNNDLKDSGVKLLSAVLGNPHCKLETLRLSGCLVTEEGCASLVSALRSNPSHLRELDLTYVCDLTLDPNTVNRLLSLSEGNRKMTWRREEQPYPDHPERFEGCRQVLCREGLTGRCYWEVEWSGREPGIGVTYKGINRRGRGDDCCLGYNDKSWSLICCDNSYSACHNNNLTTIVVPSSSSHRVGVYLDWPAGTLSFYRASSDTLTHLITFTSTFTEPLYPGFYVCVDSSVSLI; encoded by the exons ttgcttgaagagaaaattatgacatttgtgaagaacgagctgaagatgttcaagagcattcttagtccagaactcccagaaggctttgagagtcagaagcaggataaggaagtggtggaccctgaagatgagaagcaggagagcagtgccagagagggggctctgaagatcacactgcacatcctgaggaaaatgaaccagaaggagcttgctgacacactggagaaat ATGAGATTGCTGTGATTTGCCAACGTgaactcaaatctaatctaaagaagaagtttcaatgtgtatttgaggggatcgctaaacaaggaaacccaacacttctcaataagatctacacagagctctacatcacagagggtggaacaggagaggtcaataatgaacatgagctgagacagattgagacaacaacctggaaacaagcaagaccagagactgcaatcaaatgtaacgacatcttcaaacccttaactggacaagacaaacttatcagaactgtgctgacaaagggagtcgctggcattggaaaaacagtctctgtgcagaagttcattctggactgggctgaaggaaaagcaaatcaggatgtccaatttgtattttcattcccTTTTCGGGAGCTGAATTTGATGAAAGCGGACAAACACACTTTCATTGAACTTCTCAATCACTTCTCAGTGGAAACAAAACAATCAAGAATCTCCATCTACAACAAGTAcaaagttctgttcatctttgatggtctggatgagtgccgactgcccctagacttccagaagaacaagatctgttgggacgtcacagagtcaacctcagtggatgttctgctgacaaatctcatcaagggaaatctgcttccctctgctctcctctggataactacCCGACCAGCAGCAGCCAATAAAATCCCTTCAGGGTGTGTTGACCAGGTGACCGAGGTACGAGGGTTCAGtgacccacagaaggaggagtacttcaggaagagattcagtgatgaggacctggccagcagaatcatctcacacataaagacatcaaggagcctccacatcatgtgccacattccagtcttctgttggatttctgcaacagtccttgaacacatgctgaaacataagagagaagagatgcccaagactctgactgagatgtacacacaccttgtggagtttcataccaaacagaagaatgaaaagtatcttgggaaagaagagacaggtccacactggaataaagagagcattctgtcactgggaaaactggcttttcaacagcttgtgaatggcaatctgattttctatgaagaagacctgaaagaGGCTGGCATTGATGTCAATGAAGCCTCAGTGTACTCAGGATTGTGCACACAGCTCTTTAAACAGGAATGTGTGCTGTACCAGGACAAGGTGTACTGCTTCGTacatctgagcattcaggagtttctggctgctgtatatgtgttcctctcattcatcaacaacaatgagaATCTAATGGACGAACCTCAATCAAAGTCCAGTATCTTTTCTTCGCTGTTCAGAGAGAAGCCTAAAGTTACTTTCTACAGGAGTGCTGTGGATAAAGCCTTACAAAGTGAGACGGgaaacctggaccttttcctccgcttccttctgggcctctcactggagtccaatcagaagcaCTTACGAGGTCTACTGACAAAGACAAGAAGCAGCTCACAGAGCCATGAAGAAACAGTCAAGTACATCAAGGAGAAGATTGGGGAGGATCTCTCTCCAGAGAGGagcatcaatctgttccactgtctgaatgaactgaatgaccattctctagtggaggagatccaaagATACCTGAGCTCAGGAAGTCTCTCAAAACCCAACCTGtcacctgcacagtggtcagctctggtctttgtgttgctgacttcagaaaaggagctggatgtgtttgacctgaagaaatattccagatcagaggaaggtcttctgaggctgctgccagtggtcaaagcctccagagCTGCTCT gctgtcaggctgtggagtcacagagaaaggctgtgcttctctggtctcagctctggagtcaaacccctcacacctgagagagctggatctgagtaacaatgacctgaaggattcaggagtgaagctgctctctgctgtactggggaatccccactgtaaactggagactctgag gctgtcaggctgtctagtcacaaaggaaggctgtgcttctctggtctcagctctggagtcaaacccctcacacctgagagagctggatctgagtaacaatgacctgaaggattcaggagtgaagctgctctctgctgtactggggaatccccactgtaaactggagactctgag gctgtcaggctgtctagtcacagaggaaggctgtgcttctctggtctcagctctgaggtcaaacccctcacaccttagagagctggacctg acat atgtctgtgatctgacactggacccaaacacagtaaacagactcctctctctgtctgaggggaACAGAAAGAtgacatggaggagagaggagcagccgtatcctgatcacccagagagatttgaggGCTGTAgacaggtgctgtgtagagagggtctgactgggcgctgttactgggaggtagagtggagtgggagAGAGCCTGGtataggagtgacatataaaggaatcaacaggagaggaaggggtgatgACTGTTGTCTTGGATAcaatgacaagtcctggagtTTGATCTGCTGTGACAACAGTTACTCTGCCTGTCACAATAATAATCTCACTACCATAGTCgtcccctcctccagctcccacagagtaggagtgtatctggactggccagccggcactctgtccttctatagagcctcctctgacacactgacccacctgatcacattcacctccacattcactgagcccctctatccagggttttatGTTTGTGTTGACTCCTCAGTGTCCCTGATATaa